One segment of Daphnia magna isolate NIES linkage group LG2, ASM2063170v1.1, whole genome shotgun sequence DNA contains the following:
- the LOC116915796 gene encoding DNA-directed RNA polymerase III subunit RPC2-like, which produces MGIVSDQEIVQMIGTDDRVMTSFAPSLEECVRASIFTQQQALRHLGNKLRQKRFFGGPKKTATEEARETLATTILAHVPVENFNFKAKAMYLALMIRRVIQAENDPSSVDDRDYYGNKRFELAGSLLSLLFEDLFKWMNFELKQIADKNIPKIKAAQFDVIKHIRTDHITMGLENAISTVKIVAT; this is translated from the exons ATGGGGATCGTGTCAGACCAAGAAATAGTACAAATGATCGGTACGGATGACCGTGTGATGACATCTTTTGCACCTTCCCTGGAAGAGTGCGTACGCGCCTCCATTTTCACTCAACAGCAGGCCTTACG acATTTGGGCAACAAATTGCGCCAAAAACGTTTCTTCGGAGGGCCAAAGAAGACAGCCACAGAAGAGGCTAGAGAAACACTTGCCACAACTATACTTGCCCATGTTCCG GTGGAAAACTTCAATTTCAAAGCGAAAGCTATGTATCTAGCTTTGATGATTAGACGGGTCATACAAGCTGAAAATGATCCAAGCTCCGTTGATGATCGTGATTATTATGGTAACAAGCGTTTCGAATTAGCGGGATCGCTACTGTCGCTTCTGTTCGAGGATTTGTTCAAGTGGATGAATTTCGAGTTGAAACAAATTGCTGATAAGAATATTCCAAAGATTAAAGCGGCCCAGTTCGATGTTATCAAACATATTCGAACAGATCACATCACCATGGGGTTAGAAAATGCTATTTCTACGGTAAAAATCGTGGCTACATGa